TCTTGAACCATTCCATGTAATACTGGACGTGAACAGTCTTGATCAAGATGAGGTTTTCAGGGCTCTCTGCATGATAATTGATAACATGCTCTTGAAGAGAAAGGAAGAAGAAAAACAGAACCCTTAAAAAATTTCAGCTAATTAGCCCGTCGCGCTCCTAAATTGATATTGATTTTAGAAGATTGAATGTTAGCCAGAATATTATGTCGCCTAGAAATACCGTTATTATCAAGCCGGCTTCCATGAAGATAAGGAAGGGTAGTGCTGGCGTAACCCAAATTTTTCCATTAATTCCCTCCGGTATCTTGCTCTTGGTCTCATTGTTAGCGCCTAATATCCGGAGTATTTTCAGATTCCTCTTGAAGGAACCATCGCCCTCCATACTAAACTCTTCCATAATCATATAATGATGTTTTCCAGAGCGCAATTTTTCAGCTTTCACCCTATACCCAATTGTGAAGGCCAAAGCCTTCTTAAGAAGACTAGTCTTCTCTAATCCCTCAAATATTCTTCCACCGCTTCTCGCTAAATCTATGAGGTTCCTCAAAGACATCGCTGCAGTCAATAACGCGGCGGCTAAAACAGAATTATTCAATGTTGATATCGGTATTGGCAATGGGAAAACGTTTTGCAAACGCTGCTCAAAAATGGGTTTAATAAACTCAATGTTCAAGCGCGTGGGCATCGAGATCGCTAAGCAGATCATGGCTTTTGCGTCAGCTCCACCCCACAGACCTGAGTAGAATAATGCCAGCGATAGCCCGGAGACTATAATTAGCGTCATAATCCACGCGATCATGTCTGAGATTTGATTTGCGCCGCTTAGGACTAATGATGCTATTGAGAGCGCTAAACCTACTGGCGCAGAAATGATCCAAACGAGATCTGGGACTTCTCTAAACTTCAAGTCATAGATTGACGCTATGGAGAGAAAAGTTAAGCATAGGCTTAGTCTCAATGAATCGAGTAGACCATTAACCATTCGTCTATCCCTCTAGTTAAACTATTTTGAGAGACTTTTGAACACTTTTAAGAGACCTTACATTAATCCAAGAATGCTTTAGGATGATATTGGTCTATAAAATATATATGTTTTCTCGGGAATAACCATAATATTATTTGGATGCCAGTAGCCGATGAGAGTCTCTTCCATAGCGAGTTGATGAATAATGGGGGTTAGAGTTAAAGCGATAATAAAGCTCTCTGGTATAATTATAACGGTGATGCTTTCTACGTTAACCCTATATAAATTGCCTACTAACTCTGCGCTGTTAAGGGAGCATGAGATTATAAGTATTTTCTTGTCAGCTTTTTTTAGTCATTTGGCGATAATTGCAAGAGGATTTTTTATTCCGCTTTTCCTATCTATGACCGAAAAATACAATCCGATGCTTTTAGGCTTATCTGCAGGTTTAGGCGGAGGTCTTGGGGAAATAATTGCGTATTGCTGGGGGCTTAGCATAAAAGAAACAGTGTCGACCAATGGAGACAAAGCGAACGACCCCTTACCTAAATGGGTTGAAAAATACGGTTTGCTCGCGATCCTATTATTCGCCTCCTCACCATTACCTGACACGCCAATAATGCTTTTAGCTGGAGCCCTTCGTTTCCCACTCTGGAAGCTGATTATCGCTCAAATTGTTGGAAAAACAACTCTCTACACTCTTGGAGCTATATTTGGAGGCTTTATCTTCATGGAGCTTAAGTCTGCGGCTGAAGAAGTAATCGTCTCAACAATGATTTTGGCCGCCTCAGTGATTTTATGCGTACTTGTCTCTTGGAATAAAAGTAGGAGGAAAATTTTAAGTATTCTTGATAGAGGCATGAAGACGATTATGCGCCAATGAGCCCGTAAATCCAAGCCAATCTATTTATATATTGGCGTATTAGCAGATTAATGTTGAATCCATATGGTGCTGAGAATATTCAACACTCTGGGCATGCGAAAAGAGGAGTTCAAACCACTGCATGAAGGCGAGGTCAGAATATATGTCTGCGGCCCCACAGTATACGATTTTATCCATATTGGAAATGCAAGGGCGTTCATTGTAGCCGACGTTATACGCAGATATCTAGAATATAAGGGCTTCAAAGTTACTTTGGTGAGTAATATAACTGATATAGATGACAAAATAATTAGGCGCGCACAAGAGACGGGGCTAAGTGTACAGCAGATCGGCGAGATCTATAGTGACGCGTATTTTGAGGATATGGCTGCGCTAAACATAAAGAAGCCAGATATCAATCCGCGTGCAACACAACATATACCTGATATGATAATGGCTGTTCAGAAGCTCATCGAAAAAGGATACGCCTATGAAGTCGACGGAGACGTTTACTTTGACGTGTCAAAATTTAGCGACTACGGCAAATTATCAGGAAATAAAATGGAGGCCTTAGAGGCTGGCGCAAGGATTGAAGTTAACCCAAAAAAGAGGAACCCCGCGGACTTCGCATTATGGAAGGCGAGGAAAGAAGGTGAACCGGGATGGTATAGTCCTTGGGGTTGGGGTAGACCAGGATGGCATATTGAGTGCTCAACAATGGCCATGAAGTATCTGGGCGAAACATTAGACATCCATATGGGTGGAAAAGATTTAATTTTCCCGCACCATGAGAACGAAATAGCGCAGGCTGAGGCCCTCACTGGAAAGCCTTTTGCCCGATACTGGATACATAATGAGTGGCTTACTGTTAATGGTCAAAAAATGTCTAAGTCTCTAGGGAACTTCATAACGGTTAGAGATGCTTTGAAAACGTATAGCCCACAGATTCTAAGATTCTTCTTAATATCTGCGCATTACAGGAGTCCAATAGACTTCAACGAAGAGAGCATGAAGGTTGCCAAGGCTAATGTTGAGAGAATATTTGGGGCTTTAGAAAGACTTCTCTCTCTTAAGGAGCGGGATGAAAGCGGAAAAGAAGATGAGAAGCTGGTTTCTCAGGCGCGGGAAGCAAAAAGGAGGTTTGAGGAATCCATGGACGACGACTTTAACATGCCTCTAGCGATAGCTGCCGTATTTGAGATAGTTAAGGCAGTAAACGCCTACGCAGATCAAAATGGCGAAATCGGAGCCGCAACGAAAAAAGAAGTGTATGAAATCTTTAAAACGCTTGTTGAAGATGTTCTTGGAATAAAAATTGAGATTAAAAAAGAGGATGGCGAGGAAAGACAGGAGACAATACTGAAGAGTTTAATTGAGGTAATTC
The sequence above is drawn from the Candidatus Bathyarchaeia archaeon genome and encodes:
- a CDS encoding A24 family peptidase C-terminal domain-containing protein gives rise to the protein MVNGLLDSLRLSLCLTFLSIASIYDLKFREVPDLVWIISAPVGLALSIASLVLSGANQISDMIAWIMTLIIVSGLSLALFYSGLWGGADAKAMICLAISMPTRLNIEFIKPIFEQRLQNVFPLPIPISTLNNSVLAAALLTAAMSLRNLIDLARSGGRIFEGLEKTSLLKKALAFTIGYRVKAEKLRSGKHHYMIMEEFSMEGDGSFKRNLKILRILGANNETKSKIPEGINGKIWVTPALPFLIFMEAGLIITVFLGDIIFWLTFNLLKSISI
- the cysS gene encoding cysteine--tRNA ligase, which translates into the protein MRIFNTLGMRKEEFKPLHEGEVRIYVCGPTVYDFIHIGNARAFIVADVIRRYLEYKGFKVTLVSNITDIDDKIIRRAQETGLSVQQIGEIYSDAYFEDMAALNIKKPDINPRATQHIPDMIMAVQKLIEKGYAYEVDGDVYFDVSKFSDYGKLSGNKMEALEAGARIEVNPKKRNPADFALWKARKEGEPGWYSPWGWGRPGWHIECSTMAMKYLGETLDIHMGGKDLIFPHHENEIAQAEALTGKPFARYWIHNEWLTVNGQKMSKSLGNFITVRDALKTYSPQILRFFLISAHYRSPIDFNEESMKVAKANVERIFGALERLLSLKERDESGKEDEKLVSQAREAKRRFEESMDDDFNMPLAIAAVFEIVKAVNAYADQNGEIGAATKKEVYEIFKTLVEDVLGIKIEIKKEDGEERQETILKSLIEVILEVRQEMRRRKEWKISDEIRDKLQKIGFIIEDTPKGTRWRVKEEI